One Candidatus Nitronauta litoralis genomic window, TGTTTTTATATCTGGCTTTAATCGGTAGTTCCCTCCATTTTTCCAGCGCACCCGCATTCGCCGATTTAAAACTCCCTAAACGATTGGTCGCGGCAGCATTGGAAAGAACCCGGCACACCGTTGCCTATGATGGGCGGTATGTTTCAATTAAGTACCCGGGAGGGGATGTCCCAAAAGATATTGGCGTCTGCAGTGATGTGGTCATCCGTAGTTTCAGGAAACTTGGAATAGACCTGCAGCAAAAGATTCACGAAGATATGGTCAAGCATTTTGAGTTGTATCCCAGTTTCTGGGGATTGAAGGCGCCGGATTCGAATATTGACCACCGCCGTGTCCCCAATCTGCGGATATT contains:
- a CDS encoding DUF1287 domain-containing protein, whose protein sequence is MQIPNVFLYLALIGSSLHFSSAPAFADLKLPKRLVAAALERTRHTVAYDGRYVSIKYPGGDVPKDIGVCSDVVIRSFRKLGIDLQQKIHEDMVKHFELYPSFWGLKAPDSNIDHRRVPNLRIFFKRHGVELPETRRGGDYKPGDLVTWNLKKSGHLPHIGIVTDQKSRDGMRPLIVHNIGEGPKLEDVLFDFKITGHYRYPAE